The Apodemus sylvaticus chromosome 19, mApoSyl1.1, whole genome shotgun sequence sequence GATATGGGGTAATATGGCTGCAAATGGTAAAACATACTTCCTAAAGTAGCCAGCCAGGATAAAGCTAATCAGACCTTTATAAATTACCCTGGGATAGTAGGAGTGCCAACCACACAAGCTCAGCACTTCTGTAAACAGAGAAAGAGCAGCTCCGAGCCATTATAATGTGATCTTCTTACACCTTAGAGACAGACCTTGCATCTGCTCTTGCCATGTTGAAATCTCTGGACAGTGATGAGTTAGGATCGTGGTTTCTCGGTTTTAGATGTAGGGAAGCATACACCATAGCCAGAGAGACTGCAAAGGCAGCAGCCTCTGTTCTATAAAAACAGGAAATCCCGTGTAACGCAGGCCATGCTAAGACACACTGGGGTAGCCTAGGAAACCCTGGTGGCGTGTCATTGATTTCAAGTCCCATTTTAAAGTTACCTTTTTTACTACAGAATGGAAGTTTTCTCCTCAAATTAAAAGGACACTATTTCCACAGGAAAAATCACTTTAGTTGAAGTAAACTTTGTTCTTTTAAAGGCTAGTAAATCTTATTGTCCAAGAGGCTAAAACAACACCTTTACAACCTGGTCTAATAATtgataacttttctttttataagtacTTTAATTAcatataaaagagaagaaaataatatatatgcttTAATCAGATTAGTTtcatgaacaaataaaataacacattaGAGAAAAAAGTACTTAAAAATAGTTGTATTTATAATCCACAATTTGCTCAAATACTGGTTTTCTTATAAACTTTCTACAGGATGTTTTTAAACAAATTCTTCACATTTCACGTTGACTATGTACTTACGGAACTTCAGGGAAATAgttctgtttttaatagcttaatctGTGCTAATGGGATGGCACGTAGTCACATGCAGTCCATGTGGGATTCTAACATAACATTGAGTGAGTTTTCTGACGTGGACCATCCCTTTGACGCTGAAGGTAATGCATCTGTTGAAAGAAGGGACTGTAGATTTGGGTTACTGCTCTCTGCATCTTCCAGTTTTTCTGTGTTATCTTCCCAGTTAATGTGGAATCTTGTGACTCTGGGATTAGATGCCAAAATGTTCCTTTGAagctagaaagagaaacatttaagTGGTAAGCACTAAGAAAGTTAGATTATCATGTACAAACTGGGCAGTTCTGGTTCTCTTCATCTTTTTAGAGGACTAAATTCATATGCAAAGGCATCAGCAAGAGAAGCACTTCAGCATTACTAATAAGCAAGGACCACAATAGCAAACAGCAAACGTAGTCTCATTAGCCTTTGGAAACAAGGTAAAgggaggtgaggggtggggaacaACCCATCGACATATTTCACTTCCCAACAAAGTACCTGCTTTTATACTTCTGCTTCCTAAAGAATAAGGGAGGGAAAGGTCCTTTTGTACCTTGTTAGAGGATGTTTTAGTTAGATAAGTGTATCTTTAGCCTGATGTATGTTCAGGTTGGGGATAGCGCTCATTGCCTTGGACATACTGTGGAAAAGTTCCTAGATTCAATGCTAAGCaccaagaaataaaatacaaaacacaaactTCAAATGAACAATTTTCCCCAAACAAAACCCCTAATTATTGGGATCCTAGCAGTAACATATCAAATCTCATTTTTTGAAACAGTAATGTGCTCTAGTTTCTTTTACTGCCATACAAAGGTTCTACAAAGAGTAACCCTGTGTCAACAGGAGGTCCCCTGCAGAAAGGAGAACAAACTCTAGTCTATGTAAGGCCTGGCAGATAGAGTACCAGATTAGTTAGTCGCCAGTAACTAAACCCCTTAACCATTCTCAGTGAAAAATCTAAAGGTTTAAGACTATTGAATCAGATTTTAATGTCTCAAAATTCAACTTGTTATCATCAGAAGTACTTAAAAActtttaacctttaaaaatagcaggataaatgaatgaaaatgcgCACAAGCTAGGCGTAGTGACAACTGTAATTCTAAAACGTGGACATTGAGGAAGGAAGAATCCCACAGTTCAAAGACAACTTGAGCTACACAGTCTCAAAATTTCtgccaaagaaataaaacaaaaccagtctAATCCTGGACATGATTTTGGGAAGAGTCATATGCAAACTATTTTAATCACGTCACTACAAACAGAAGACCTCACATGTCCTTGGCTGAAATGAAATCCCTAATGGTACAGAGAAACAAAGGCCTGCTTTTGCAGGAAGCCTTTCCATATTCTACTAAACCATCAGACTCAAGGTTCCCACCTAACTGTCATGTGGGGAGGCAGGGTGGAGGCCATCCATGCAAGCAGAACAAGAATTAGTTTGTTCAAGTGCTACAAAACTTCAGATCTGCTTTAAGGCCATGTTCATGGTATACTATGAAACAGCAACCCCTAAAAACTGGACAGTACAAGTAATTAAAAAGGAACAGTAAGAAAATTACCTTGGAAAAGTCTGGTTTTACTGGTGGATTTTCCCTTAATTCTGTTTCagtatattcattatttacatagtAGCCAACTCTAATAAATTCTTGACCTCGGTAGGTGCAGGTTATCAGTACAACTGTTACCCCCACTGCATCTGCATCTGGGATGAGCCCTGCATTCGGTGCATCAGCCTAGAGTAATtcagaaagaaacataaaaaggCTGTTAGTGGCAGGTACAGCAAATGAGCAGAAATTACCTTAGCACTACTTGAAACCATATTAGTAGGGAAAATGTTTCTAcaatttatttttggcttttagaCTCAGAGTCCTGCTATAGCCTtagctggcctcagattcactcggttctgcctcctgagtgctagagttacaggtggacaccaccacacccacccagcCAATGTTCTTCGGTGGGAATTGGCTTATACCTGGAAAATAAGGTTCATGTTTCTCTGTAGTAGTGCTGGGTACACTTACTACTTGTACGTATAATTAtagctaaagaaagaaataattcttttctttttaatatatgaCAATTAATTACATAATAGTCATTATAAAATCCATTATTTATAACCAAGTCAATCACTGTAGTGATCCTAACCTTTTACAGTCCTAATTTTCAGTCCCAAATTACTTTGTACCAAATTAAGTTTCATAGAGCCTATTCCAGTAAGTGTTTATTCTATCAGTTCCCTCTTCTATCCAAGACTTTTAGGTTCTTCAATAGTAAACCCTGTAAAACTGACAGCAGAGGTCAGCAATGTAGTTCAGGTCAATCCCAGCACCAACTAAaaagtacacataaaaataaacagtgaATACAaatgacaaaggatctgaaaaacTATAGCAaagtttgaaaaaagaaaaatcctattGTTATTTGCGCCACATACATTGTGGACATTCAGTGCAAAGACTACTTAGGTAGATGACACCAAAGACCATGTTTTGAATCATCATGAACCTAAAGGAGTTAAGAAAGTGAAACAACAGAACTAGAAGACATTAAAAATGCCAGAAAGGGCTAGGGGTTGTGTCCACAGCCCTCATCAACAAGACTTCTGAGACAGATAGACAAGTAACAACCTGTAGCACTATTCTGCACAGTAATATGAACACTTCAGTAAATGCTTTTAGCTTGGAAACTTAAGACTATGTTTATTGTATATATAGCACATACTTGGCACCAAGAGCCATAAAACTCCATGGAAACTAAAGCTTTCAAATCAGTCACCTTCAGcttctcttactctcttcctGTGTCACTCTTAACATCTCAACATCTCATTCCTAAAGGTTGGGTGTTCCTTCCGGTTATGCAGAATGCTGCTAACTCGCATTTCTTACTCATCTCTTCAGTTCCCAGCCTACTGTCTATATTGCTGCCATTTAAACATGCATCCATTTCTATCCCTTTGGCAGGTTTTAAACATTGGATGCTTTAGTTCCTTGGGCTCTTTACAGCTCTGtatttctcgtgtgtgtgtgtgtgtgtgtgtgtgtgtgtgtgtgtgtgtgtgtgaaacataagTTCTATAAGATGAACTAGAACTCTTTCATGCCTCTGTGCCTCAAACAGTTCCTTGACTTTAAGTTCCTTCCACACATCCACCCAAATTTATCTCTTGACATCTTCATCAAACCTTCCAACAAAAGTCCTTTAGGATTCACAAGGTAGCAGCTTccctttttatgtgtttgttttttgacacaaaTTTCCTAATATGTCTTAATCTAAATGCAGCtataagaatttattattttagaatctTCTCATTactcagttcctgtcctgatgcGAGTATTGGATCCCTGTGGACAGACCCCAAGGGTGGGGACATAGACCCTCCTGTAGCACATACAGTCCGTCCTACAAATCTTACTCAACGTTGCAGGGCTACTTTCAGGGATTCTCATATATCCAGAAAGGGGTGAAGATGGGAGTTCAGTAGCTACCACCCAGCAAATTAGTAGTAATTGCATCTATGTTTAAAAATGTTGTTTGCCAAAGGATTTAACTTAAGCAAATTTGGGTCAAGAAATGTGCACACCTCTCAGGTCATTAAGAACGGAAAAGTGATAGGGATCACTTGTGTTGACCCAATCCAATACTGCTCAGGTGTCTGGACATCTCCTGTCCTAGGCCCATTCCTATGGCAGGCTTATTTAACTATACTAAGCAAAATGGCAGACCAGAAACATAGAACAGTTTGctcacaacacaaaacaaaaactgccttagtttcattttgttaatAACTGTCAGACTTTGAAAACTGCACAGGCTAACACATGACCTAAATcacagtgctttctctgttctttttggcaACATCTACACTGATAGCAACAAAAAGCTGCATACTTCTATGAGATTTTCCTCACAGCACTGCAAGTCAAAAGCTTAGAAGTATGCTTACCATAAACACACAAGACTCCCAAAGGCTCACTTTAAAACCATGATGTCCAAGACTTTACAGCAATACAAAGTGTATATATATGGCTACATGTTAAGCTGACCTTCTTTTACATCATGAATTATCAGTACAGCATGTAGTCCCCAGGCTTTTGGGTCCAAGGAAATCCTGCCTCTTTATATAATGAGAATaaactaatattttaattatacatataGCTAGTTTTGTCAGTAATTTTCTGATTGCCTTATTCCTCATaataatgttctttcttttttaagtatagaatagagtttattcaggccatgGTGATTGGAGGTAAGACATAGGTAGAGGCAGACATAggcagagagacggagagagtagagaagcagaggccggccatgaccatgagcatgggggggggggggagggagcaagagagaaggCAATAGAGCCCTCATAATATTCTTCTACGGTAGTCAGTAGTGGGGTCACGTATCTTAGTGAGCAGGGGCATGAGGCCTTCCTGAGACTGCAGGACTTCCTTAGGCAGTCTGTTGCTACGGCTTTCACAAGGTTATGCACACATGGAACTCAGTTTGATGGCACTTTTAATTAAAGTATGGAAGCCTTTAAGTTACTGTAGCTGAGCCTTTTTTAGCCATTTGTTATATACACTAAATCATTTGGGGTTTCCTAATAGAAAACACTCAGGCCCAGATTCAGTTCTGTATTTAAAAGGCAGTATCTTTAACAATGTTCTCTTAAGCAACTCCTCACCCGTTTCTAAAGGGATTATTTCAAAGAAAGTATTCATTGAAATTGTCCTGTCTGTGAAGGCAGAAATAGAGGCCAAGCATAGAAGAAGTAGACCTTTCTCCTGGATTATGCCTGTAGTGAGATTTGATTAGGCAGAAATActtataacaaaaattaatagTTATTTAAAAGCTAGCTCATTACTCCTTGCAGCATTATAAATATCTCCCTCTAAGAAGCATAGATAATTGAAAGAAGTCACTAGTTTTATATAGTAATTTAATAAAGCAGGAGAAATAACACTCTTTGACAGAAGATAATGTCTAAAGCTTGGGCACAGACCTTTAAACACTGTCAGAGGTATCTGAGAACATAATTTATACTAAATATTTCCACTCACAAGTTCTAACAGGGTAATGGATTTGTCACAGTGGTCCTCTATAAAAACCTAGATAAGAAGCTTTAATGAAGTATTAGACTGTCATTCCAATGGCTAAGTCACATGTCTCTATCTGCTAATGTTACAGTTACTGATTATACCAAAATGAGGTTGTTGCTATCATATCAGCAGATGCATGCACGTGTCTGACCAGCACTTGAATGTATGTTTGGGGATGCTTTCCTCTTGAACAACAGTTCCATAGGACAAACCCAACCTTGTACACACAGTATGTTAGagtcttgtctagttcctgaaAATAAACTCAAAAACATCCTGCGTACTCTCAAATATGATAGACAGTGCCTGAAATGACAGCAGACTGCAAGTGAGAGTAGATAAAGCAGTTACCTAAAACAGAAAGGGTAGGGCTCCGAGGTAGTTCAGACTAGTAGAAACATACTTGGCATAAACATCTGAAGATTAATCTTACCTGAAACACAAACATATGCCTTCCTGCAGGAACGGGACCCACTAAAACAGAGTCTAAAACTTGATCGTATTCTTCACTTTCTGCAGAGCCCACATAGATAATTTTCCACTCCAAGTCTAGggttaaaaaaaccaaaaacattatTTCATAGcagcaattatatatatatgtgtgtgtatatatatatataatatatatattattgaccACTTAACTGCTAAATGGCTTACCAGAGAGATATGGAAATGTTACTTATGTAGATCTCTCTTGCCAGAATTCATATTTCATCCCAATAACTTCTCCAAATAACTGTTCATACAGCACTGGTCCCTGGAGAGTGTACCTCACAAGTAAAACATGAACGGATATTGAGGAAACACTAAACGTTTGCCATAGGTGCTCATAAAGCAGATGGGCACAGTAAGTTCTCAGAGACCTCCTTCAGTGAGAACACTGGGAGCAGATCCTACTGCCCGCGCTCATGTATGCAACCAGCCTCTTGTTGTGCCCCATGTTTAACTTCACCACTGTAGAAAAGCTGCCCTATGAAACAGAAATCACCACAGAATCTAAAGTGGAATAATCATTAGCAAACATTCCTCTCCTGACATAAATTTGTCAATCTGTTACCTCATCACTCTTACTAGCTAACAGAATAACTATGTTACTAACTTGTACTTACCATTGTACTAAAAAAAAACTATGCCAACTGGATACCAACCAGACACAATGGGGCTGTTCCCCTCCATGCTTCTTTCTGCCATATATTCTTAAAACCACTAGAGGAAACCAAGATCCTTATACCTCTTCATATAGCAGGGTACTTACATAGCATACAGGGAAGGGTATGAAACACTCAAGTACAACCTAACCTAAGACTTGCCTTGTAATTCAACCTAGATTTCATTAAGCACCCTTTCAGAAAATTCTCTATGGAGAACCAAGAAGATTAAAACCATCTTAACCTGTTTGAAGGAATGTAGGAATGTGCTCTTTAACATAGGAGGAAGATGACAACCTCCTGTAGTGTGCTCTATGCTTGGCTTCATTATAGAGAGACAGTAGTTACTATTATATCATGGCTCCACCATAGACTACGGCTATTTGTATTTTCAGCTTTCAGTACTTTTCCAGATTCAGGGTTCTGAATCAGGTCACTTATTTGTTGTTGGATCTAGGAAGAAACAATAACATTTTCTGACCAGAAAGAACAGTCACAAATGTAAAAAACCTGCTTGGTGTGTTCAAGAATAAGCCAAGAGGCTGGGATtttggaacagagagagagaagttacCCAATCCTGAGGTTGGGATGGGGAGCAGCACAGCCACAACGCACAAGGCCTAATGCCCACCATGAAGGATTTTGGCTTAACACTTAGCAGCACCATTTTGTTGTTGTGCTGGGCATC is a genomic window containing:
- the Asf1a gene encoding histone chaperone ASF1A, yielding MAKVQVNNVVVLDNPSPFYNPFQFEITFECIEDLSEDLEWKIIYVGSAESEEYDQVLDSVLVGPVPAGRHMFVFQADAPNAGLIPDADAVGVTVVLITCTYRGQEFIRVGYYVNNEYTETELRENPPVKPDFSKLQRNILASNPRVTRFHINWEDNTEKLEDAESSNPNLQSLLSTDALPSASKGWSTSENSLNVMLESHMDCM